A region of Silurus meridionalis isolate SWU-2019-XX chromosome 15, ASM1480568v1, whole genome shotgun sequence DNA encodes the following proteins:
- the LOC124398251 gene encoding odorant receptor 131-2-like: MSVINDSTAEVSLIYQQIYLVALTEGTILKLVFIIIMSLFFIYVNAVMVYTLWSKPVFKETPRYILFNHMILNDSIQLFVTALLYIFGVAYIKLFMAGCAFAVIASGATFRNTPLNLALMSLERYVAICFPLRHAEIATQKRTYIAIGVIWFLGLVQYLIDLFYGTLMDPTFLTIQKFCTREMLFIKQWQVDLEKGVNIFFFVSVSTIILFTYVSILITTRSAISSKKDTATKAHKTVLLHLIQLGFCLTSFLYSIIERAAAMASSNSSLFIELQYITYLLMLILPRCLSPLIYGLRDNAVRPLFIYYFRCTPCKCRSTVSVH, from the coding sequence ATGTCAGTTATTAATGATAGCACAGCTGAGGTTTCTCTTATATATCAACAAATATACCTGGTGGCACTAACAGAGGGAACAATTTTAAAacttgtatttataataataatgtctctGTTCTTTATCTATGTGAATGCTGTCATGGTCTACACTCTCTGGAGCAAACCTGTTTTCAAAGAGACTCCACGCTACATTCTGTTTAACCACATGATCCTTAATGACTCAATTCAGCTCTTTGTTACAGCTTTGTTGTATATTTTTGGTGTAGCCTATATCAAGTTATTTATGGCTGGATGTGCTTTTGCAGTTATTGCTTCAGGTGCAACTTTCCGTAATACACCTTTAAATCTGGCTCTGATGTCACTGGAGCGTTATGTGGCAATATGTTTTCCTCTAAGACATGCTGAAATAGCCACTCAGAAAAGAACTTACATTGCCATTGGAGTCATTTGGTTTTTAGGTTTGGTGCAGTATCTTATTGACTTGTTTTACGGTACTTTGATGGATCCTACTTTTTTAACTATACAAAAATTTTGCACAAGAGAGATGCTCTTTATAAAACAATGGCAAGTAGATCTTGAGAAGGGTGTtaacatatttttctttgtgtCAGTGTCTACAATAATCCTTTTCACTTATGTCAGCATTTTGATAACAACCAGGTCTGCAATTTCCTCCAAAAAAGATACTGCTACAAAAGCTCACAAAACCGTATTGCTGCACCTGATTCAGCTGGGCTTTTGCCTTACCTCTTTTCTCTACAGCATCATTGAGCGAGCTGCAGCAATGgccagcagcaacagcagcctCTTCATTGAACTGCAATATATAACCTATTTATTAATGCTGATTTTGCCACGTTGTTTAAGCCCACTCATTTATGGACTGAGAGACAATGCTGTACGGCCCTTATTCATCTACTACTTTCGCTGTACCCCATGCAAATGTAGGTCTACAGTCAGTGTTCATTGA
- the LOC124398252 gene encoding odorant receptor 131-2-like: protein MSVINSSTAEVSLIHQQIYKVALTEGPISKLIFATLMSLFFIYVNAVMVYTLLRKTVFKETPRYILFNHMILNDSIQLFVTALLYIFGVAYIKVFMAGCAFAVIVSGATFRNAPLNLALMSLERYVAIRFPLRHAEIATQKRTYIAIGVIWFLGLVQYLIDLFYTTLMDPTFLISQMFCTRERLFIKQWQVDLHKGVNIFFFVSVSTIILFTYISILITTRSAISSNKDSATKAHKTVLLHLIQLSFCLTSFLYSIIGQAAAMASSNSSLFIDLQYVTFLLMVILPRCLSPLIYGLRDNAIRPLFIYYFCCTTCKHKSKVNVH, encoded by the coding sequence ATGTCAGTTATTAACAGTAGTACAGCTGAGGTTTCCCTTATACATCAACAAATATACAAGGTGGCACTGACGGAGGGACCAATATCAAAACTTATTTTTGCAACATTAATGTCTCTGTTCTTTATCTATGTGAATGCCGTCATGGTCTACACTCTCTTGAGAAAGACTGTCTTCAAAGAGACTCCACGCTACATTCTGTTTAACCACATGATCCTTAATGACTCGATTCAGCTCTTTGTGACAGCTTTGTTGTATATTTTTGGTGTAGCCTATATCAAGGTATTTATGGCTGGATGTGCTTTTGCAGTTATCGTTTCAGGTGCAACTTTCCGTAACGCACCTTTGAACCTGGCTCTGATGTCACTAGAGCGTTATGTGGCCATAAGATTTCCTCTAAGACATGCTGAAATAGCCACTCAGAAAAGAACTTACATTGCCATTGGAGTCATTTGGTTTTTAGGTTTGGTGCAGTATCTAATTGACTTGTTTTACACAACTCTGATGGATCCtacatttttaatttcacaAATGTTTTGCACAAGAGAGAGGCTCTTCATAAAACAATGGCAAGTAGATCTTCATAAGGGCGTTAACATATTCTTCTTTGTGTCAGTGTCTACAATAATCCTTTTCACTTATATCAGCATTTTGATAACAACCAGGTCTGCCATTTCCTCTAATAAAGACTCTGCAACAAAAGCTCACAAGACCGTGCTACTACATCTCATTCAGCTGAGCTTTTGCCTTACCTCTTTTCTCTACAGCATTATTGGGCAAGCTGCAGCAATGgccagcagcaacagcagcctCTTTATTGATCTGCAATATGTAACCTTTTTATTAATGGTTATCTTGCCACGTTGTCTAAGCCCACTCATCTATGGACTGAGAGACAATGCTATACGGCCCTTATTCATCTACTACTTTTGCTGTACCACATGCAAACACAAGTCTAAAGTCAATGTTCACTGA
- the LOC124398301 gene encoding odorant receptor 131-2-like — MSVNNDSTAEVSLIYQQIYQVALTGGPVFKLVFTILMSLFFIYVNAVMVYTLWSKPVFKETPRYILFNHMILNDSIQLFVTALLYILGVAYIKLVMAVCAFIVIASGATFRNAPLNLALMSLERYVAISFPLRHAEIATQKRTYIAIGVIWFLGLVQYFIDLFYSSQMNPIFLTSQTFCLREMLFIKQWQVDLEGIINIFFFVSVSIIILFTYVSILITTRSAISSNKDSATKAHKTVLLHVIQLGLCLTSFFFGLIERAAAMFSSNSSLFIELQYVNFLLMVILPRCLSPLIYGLRDNAIRPLFIYYFRCTTGKHKSTVNVH, encoded by the coding sequence ATGTCAGTTAATAATGATAGCACAGCTGAGGTTTCGCTTATATATCAACAAATATACCAGGTGGCACTAACAGGGGGGCCAGTTTTCAAACTTGTATTTACAATATTAAtgtctcttttctttatttatgtgaATGCCGTCATGGTCTACACTCTCTGGAGCAAACCTGTTTTCAAAGAGACTCCACGCTACATTCTGTTTAACCACATGATCCTTAATGACTCAATTCAGCTCTTTGTTACAGCTTTGTTGTATATTTTGGGTGTAGCCTATATCAAGTTAGTCATGGCTGTATGTGCTTTCATAGTTATTGCTTCAGGTGCAACTTTCCGTAATGCACCTTTAAACCTGGCTCTGATGTCACTGGAGCGTTATGTGGCAATAAGTTTTCCTCTAAGACATGCTGAAATAGCCACTCAGAAAAGAACTTACATTGCTATTGGAGTAATTTGGTTTTTAGGTTTGGTGCAGTATTTTATTGACTTGTTTTACAGTTCACAGATGAATCCTATATTTTTAACTTCACAAACATTTTGCCTAAGAGAGATGCTCTTTATAAAACAATGGCAAGTAGATCTTGAGGGCATCATTAACATATTCTTTTTTGTGTCAGTGTCTATAATAATACTTTTCACTTATGTCAGCATTTTGATAACAACCAGGTCTGCTATTTCCTCCAATAAAGACTCAGCTACAAAAGCTCACAAGACCGTGCTGCTACACGTCATTCAGCTGGGCTTGTGCCTTACCTCTTTTTTCTTCGGCCTTATTGAGCGAGCTGCAGCAATGttcagcagcaacagcagcctCTTCATTGAACTGCAATATGTAAACTTTTTATTAATGGTGATCTTACCACGTTGTTTAAGCCCACTCATCTATGGGCTGAGAGACAATGCCATACGGCCCTTGTTCATTTACTACTTCCGCTGTACCACAGGCAAACATAAGTCTACAGTCAATGTTCACTGA
- the LOC124398247 gene encoding odorant receptor 131-2-like, with amino-acid sequence MASTNYSTVEDSLIYQQLFQVALTEGPISKVSVAIIMSLFFTYLNAVMVYTLWSKPIFKETPRYILFNHMLLNDSIQLLITSLLYILGLAYLKLAMAACAFMVFVSSTTFNNAPLNLALMSLERYVAIRFPLRHAEMVTQKRTHIAIGVIWFIGSINFIIDLLYGVAMDSNYLISQMLCTREKLFIKQWQVDVNRGFNIFYFVSVSMIILFTYISIFITARSISSNKDSAAKAHKTVLLHLVQLGLCLTSFLYSLMERAAAVAGSSSLFRDLRYLNYLFVLILPRCLSPLIYGLRDDAVRPLFIYYFRCATGKRKNAVNIH; translated from the coding sequence ATGGCATCCACTAATTATAGTACAGTTGAGGATTCGTTGATATATCAGCAATTGTTTCAGGTTGCACTGACGGAGGGGCCGATATCAAAAGTCAGCGTTGCAATAATAATGTCGCTCTTCTTTACGTATTTGAATGCTGTCATGGTCTATACTCTTTGGAGCAAGCCTATTTTTAAAGAGACTCCACGCTATATTCTGTTTAACCACATGCTTCTTAATGACTCCATACAGCTCCTTATTACCTCTTTGTTGTATATTTTAGGTCTGGCTTATCTCAAGCTAGCTATGGCTGCTTGtgcttttatggtttttgtttCAAGTACGACTTTCAATAACGCTCCTTTAAACCTGGCTCTGATGTCACTAGAGCGTTATGTGGCTATAAGATTTCCTCTAAGACATGCTGAAATGGTAACTCAGAAAAGAACTCATATTGCTATTGGAGTCATTTGGTTCATCGGGTCTATAAACTTCATAATTGATTTGCTTTATGGTGTAGCGATGGATTCTAACTATTTAATCTCACAAATGTTGTGCACAAGAGAAAAGCTATTCATAAAGCAATGGCAGGTGGATGTTAATCGAGGTTTTAACATATTTTACTTTGTGTCAGTGTCTATGATCATCCTTTTTACTTatatcagcatttttattacaGCCAGATCCATTTCCTCCAATAAAGACTCTGCTGCAAAAGCTCACAAGACTGTGCTGCTACATCTAGTTCAGCTGGGACTGTGCCTTACCTCCTTTCTATACAGTCTAATGGAGCGAGCAGCAGCAGTGGCCGGCAGCAGCAGCCTTTTCAGGGACCTGCGTTatctaaactatttatttgtactgATCTTGCCACGCTGTCTATCTCCACTCATCTATGGACTGAGAGACGATGCTGTACGGCCTTTATTCATCTACTACTTTCGCTGTGCCACAGGCAAACGCAAGAATGCAGTAAATATACACTGA
- the ppme1 gene encoding protein phosphatase methylesterase 1: MERQLHLNLLSSRPPMAGGLQSGSKMKMGPGRKRDFSPLLWSQYFETMEDVEVDNDNSKDTFRVYSSGSQGPVLLLLHGGGHSALSWAVFTGVICSRIKCRVVAMDLRAHGDTKVKNPEDLSAETMAKDIGKVVEALYGENPPPIMMIGHSMGGAIAVHTAAANHVPSLMGLCVIDVVEGTAMDALNSMQNFLRSRPKTFKSVENAIEWSVKSGQIRNIESARVSMVGQVKKCDEPVSSPGISKSISEGIIEEEEEEEEDGESNYKRKKDDDQEVKKESLYTWRIELSKTEKYWDGWFRGLSSLFLTCPVPKLLLLAGIDRLDKDLTIGQMQGKFQMQVLPQCGHAVHEDAPDKVADALATFMVRHKFTEFKEDYP; this comes from the exons ATGGAAAGACAGTTGCATTTGAATTTGTTATCTTCCAGACCCCCGATGGCAGGGGGTTTACAGTCGGGCTCAAAAATGAAAATGGG ACCTGGAAGAAAGCGTGACTTCTCTCCCTTGCTCTGGAGTCAGTATTTTGAAACCATGGAAGATGTGGAAGTGGACAATGACAACAGCAAAGAC ACATTCAGAGTCTACAGCAGTGGTTCTCAGGGTCCAGTGCTGCTTCTGCTTCATGGAGGAGGCCACTCTGCTCTCTCCTGGGCTGTCTTCACT GGTGTTATATGTAGCAGGATTAAGTGCAGGGTTGTAGCTATGGATCTCAGGGCACATG GAGACACAAAAGTGAAAAACCCAGAAGACCTTTCAGCTGAAACAATGGCCAA GGACATTGGAAAAGTTGTGGAAGCTCTCTATGGTGAAAACCCACCCCCAATAATGATGATCGGCCACAGCATGGGTGGAGCAATAGCGGTCCACACTGCCGCAGCCAATCACGTGCCATCATTAATGGGCCTGTGTGTTATTGATGTAGTGGAAG gTACAGCGATGGATGCCTTAAACAGTATGCAGAATTTTTTAAGGAGTCGACCAAAAACTTTCAAGTCAGTGGAGAATGCGATTGAATGGAG TGTGAAGAGCGGACAGATCAGGAATATCGAGTCTGCACGTGTGTCTATGGTTGGACAAGTAAAAAA atgTGATGAGCCTGTGAGCAGCCCTGGCATTTCCAAAAGCATCAGTGAAGGGATCattgaggaagaggaggaagaagaggaagatggcGAGTCCAACtataaaaggaagaaagatgatgatcaggag GTAAAGAAGGAGAGTCTGTACACCTGGCGCATTGAGCTGTCTAAGACTGAAAAGTATTGGGATGGCTGGTTCAGAGGCCTGTCTTCTCTCTTCCTCACATGCCCTGTGCCAAAGCTACTGTTGCTGGCTG GCATTGACCGACTGGATAAAGACCTTACCATCGGACAGATGCAGG GAAAGTTCCAGATGCAGGTTCTTCCACAGTGTGGCCATGCTGTACATGAGGATGCACCTGATAAA gtagCTGATGCTTTAGCCACCTTCATGGTGCGGCATAAGTTCACCGAATTTAAGGAGGACTACCCCTG A